One window of Garciella nitratireducens DSM 15102 genomic DNA carries:
- a CDS encoding UxaA family hydrolase produces the protein MINAVLIHNNDSVVISIEKIEKGDMVEFKKENEVISFKALDDIPMYHKVALKDIQKGEPILKYGEHIGQASQEIKKGNHVHEHNVESVREDLHV, from the coding sequence ATGATTAATGCAGTATTGATTCATAATAATGATTCTGTGGTTATTTCTATAGAAAAAATAGAAAAAGGTGATATGGTAGAATTCAAAAAAGAAAATGAGGTAATATCTTTTAAAGCTCTAGATGATATACCGATGTATCATAAAGTAGCTCTGAAAGATATCCAAAAAGGCGAACCTATCTTAAAATATGGAGAGCATATAGGGCAAGCTTCACAGGAAATCAAAAAAGGAAATCATGTACATGAGCATAATGTCGAAAGTGTAAGGGAGGATTTACATGTCTAA